From a single Hippopotamus amphibius kiboko isolate mHipAmp2 chromosome X, mHipAmp2.hap2, whole genome shotgun sequence genomic region:
- the LOC130842271 gene encoding PWWP domain-containing DNA repair factor 4-like has translation MIESIASSLAAQSKASVPPGEEVAYRSALTVARELLNQGANLGPARAAGDPECMMRSPRGPQKRPHKKYQKPKRNLQRRLRKSKNPKSPSVPSEREDASYGDKSQVHTPVTPIPREVQAEPSQSSSVYPNFLSLSEDDRVKEGKEKGDTSRVMSLPCTVKGEGAGAKGGGVLPSLPPGLILAVPKALKEEAHSTCPKALAVSPKCATTSGNVEEPGEGACNPGLEGAAASSGAPNPKLRYSLRLANRKRKLQLPAFEEGWQEPHPSAGSKTIKPTRAVKKGVGKEAGQLTSMAFPEEPCPIERGTMVWFKFQSHPFWPAVVKSVSPTEQTARVLLIEAYMHRERSGIRVPLRRLKHLDCKGKEKLMKRARKVYGPSVNWCFSLISHYREGLIRGSFAGSFLDYYAADISYPMRKAVQEGDLQIDFPKVNYADLEDSEEESSVGEKKPCKKILPDRMRAARDRTNQKLVDFIVKRKGADHHLLDIVKGRKESRWLASFLNSHRYVICVETYLEDEDQLDAVVKHLQEIYKEIDRSALALTRDDKVSFVLEVLLPEAIICSIAALDGLDYKEAEAKYLQGPPVHYREKELFDKNILKEMRKRSAWRGRAK, from the coding sequence ATGATTGAATCCATTGCCTCCTCACTAGCGGCCCAGTCGAAGGCCAGTGTCCCACCAGGAGAGGAAGTGGCGTACAGAAGCGCTCTTACAGTGGCCCGGGAGCTTCTGAATCAGGGGGCAAATTTGGGTCCGGCAAGAGCGGCGGGTGATCCGGAGTGCATGATGCGGTCCCCAAGAGGACCACAAAAGCGACCTCATAAAAAATATCAGAAGCCCAAAAGGAACTTACAGAGGCGTCTTAGGAAAAGTAAAAACCCCAAATCACCCTCGGTACCTTCAGAGAGGGAAGACGCCTCCTATGGTGACAAGTCACAAGTGCACACACCTGTAACCCCTATTCCAAGGGAAGTGCAAGCAGAGCCCTCTCAAAGCTCCAGCGTGTACCCAAACTTCCTGTCACTTTCAGAAGATGACCGTGTGAAAGAGGGCAAGGAAAAGGGGGACACCTCAAGAGTTATGTCCTTGCCTTGCACAgtcaagggggagggggcaggtgctAAAGGTGGCGGTGTCCTTCCATCGCTGCCACCCGGTCTCATCCTCGCTGTGCCCAAGGCTCTGAAAGAGGAGGCGCACAGCACCTGCCCGAAGGCCCTGGCTGTCTCCCCTAAATGCGCTACCACCTCCGGGAATGTTGAGGAGCCTGGAGAGGGTGCCTGCAACCCAGGCTTGGAAGGCGCGGCAGCATCTTCTGGTGCTCCTAACCCGAAGCTGCGTTATTCACTCCGTCTAGCAAATAGAAAaaggaagctgcagctcccaGCATTTGAGGAAGGGTGGCAAGAACCTCATCCTTCAGCTGGCTCAAAGACTATTAAGCCCACCAGAGCTGTCAAGAAGGGTGTGGGCAAGGAAGCGGGACAGCTGACAAGCATGGCTTTCCCAGAGGAGCCATGTCCCATTGAGAGAGGAACGATGGTCTGGTTTAAATTTCAAAGCCACCCATTTTGGCCAGCCGTGGTAAAGAGTGTCAGCCCAACCGAGCAGACTGCCAGGGTGCTTCTGATTGAGGCCTACATGCACCGTGAAAGGAGCGGCATTCGAGTTCCTCTTCGAAGGTTGAAGCATCTGGAttgtaaagggaaagaaaagctaaTGAAGAGAGCCAGGAAAGTGTATGGGCCAAGTGTGAACTGGTGTTTCTCACTGATTTCCCACTACAGGGAAGGGCTCATTCGCGGGTCCTTTGCGGGCTCTTTCCTGGACTATTATGCTGCTGACATCAGTTACCCAATGAGGAAAGCCGTCCAAGAGGGGGATCTGCAGATTGATTTCCCAAAGGTGAATTATGCCGACCTGGAAGATTCTGAGGAGGAGAGCTCCGTGGGTGAGAAGAAGCCCTGCAAGAAAATCCTCCCTGACCGGATGAGGGCCGCTCGGGACCGAACCAACCAGAAGCTAGTGGACTTCATCGTGAAAAGAAAGGGGGCCGACCACCATCTTCTGGACATTGTCAAAGGCAGGAAAGAGTCCAGGTGGCTGGCATCGTTTCTGAATTCACACAGGTACGTGATCTGCGTTGAAACATACCTGGAGGACGAAGATCAGTTGGATGCGGTGGTAAAACATTTACAAGAAATCTACAAAGAGATAGACAGGAGCGCGCTGGCTCTGACGAGAGATGACAAAGTGAGTTTTGTTTTGGAAGTTCTTCTGCCAGAAGCAATCATTTGTTCAATTGCTGCACTGGATGGATTAGACTACAAGGAGGCAGAAGCAAAGTACCTGCAAGGGCCACCTGTGCATTACCGGGAAAAAGAGCTTTttgataaaaatatcttaaaggaaatgagaaagagatCAGCATGGAGGGGCAGGGCTAAGTAA